The genomic window TTCCCCAAGACTCCAAGGGTTCTGGAAGCCAAGGAGGGCGCCGCCGGGGTAGACGGTCAGCCGGTGCTGGAGGCTCGCAGTTTCCAATTTCCAAGTTGGGTTCAAAGTCCGAGAAGGGACCTGgtgatggcagcagcagcagcgaggAGTCGGCCAAGCAGCGCGGAGAACTGTGGACCCTCTACGGCATTTTCCAGCTGAGCGACCGCGTCATGTGTAATTCTAGTTCCGTGCCATCACTGAACATCTGTCAGATGGACTGCCAAGGTAACTTAAAAAAGTCATAGCCTAATATTATGTTGCCATTTAGGATGCAATAATGTCATTGTCAGCTCAATtcttacagtattttatttttcccCCTAAGCCTTTCTGGATGATGACATTGCTGATGATATCGCCTGCGCTGTAAAAATTATACCCAAAATGTAAGTGGGATGAACATAACATAGGCCACTGTGGTTGTTTGCAAAGAAGGAATTATCACAACACATGTTTCTTCTCATGTCGGATATTTTATATCTCATAAACAGGATGTCCAACCCTGATGAACAAACAGAGGCCAAGGCTCTCTTAAAGAAAATGTGAGTATAGCAGAAATAAGGCTATAGCTTACAGTACTAACGGCAAGTGTTCAAGTCGGCCTGTCATCTTGTTTGAGGAAAGGACATTGCAGTAGCCTGAATCGCTTCGCCTATAAATAAATGCGGCTTATTGTCTGCAACATCGCTTAGTTATATAATCGGGGTTATTTCCTAAAATAAACACgatatttttgtatgttattatgtacattttttgttttaaacgTATTTAATGGTGATTGCCATGAATAACCAAACCTAGCCTATCTAGCGCCGTGTTTTTTTTGCATGCCCCACAAGCTGCCAGTTTGTAGCTATGCCAGCATCTGTTTAGCTTTTCTCTCTTGTCGCAGGATGGCGCTGTTGTTCCAGCCGGAATGCAGCGCTGTAAAGTACAAGGAGTTCTTTGCCGCCTGCCAGTGAGCGACTCAAGGCCATGTTGTAAGAGTAGGATAAATGCAATCATTCCCTATTTGCATTTTGTAGAGTAGTAAAATTGCAACAGTTCTACGCAATCACGCCTTCtcaaaagaaataataaaacgCATAGATTTCTGCAAAATTTATTTTTTGAGTTTTTTGGAGTTTGTCCAATTCAAATAGACAAATTGTTCAGATGGAGATGGCACAGAGGGGTTGGTTGAGAGACGTTTCTGACTACTGCCCCCAGGTCAGATGAAAGGTGTTATAGAGGCGTCCCTTTGTACTGTAACAATCTCAATTCATTCAACTGGTCGCTTCACAaaatccctctcttcctctccctgtctctctttctctctcacacacacacacacacacacacacacacacacacacacacagagagagagagaaaggtagagagagagagagagataccccGTTTGCTCATTCTTAAATGTAAAACTAAAGCTGACTTTTCTGGATTATTTCTGACCTATTGTCTCAGTCAAAGGGAGAAGAGAAGGCACAGGTCATGTTTCTGTGTCCGGAGAGGATCAACGCCTCAGGAGGCTATGAAAGGGAAATGTGAAACCACATTGTAGCTTATTGAAAATAATTGTCCTACATTGTGTCTTTTCAAACAAAGAATAAGGAAATGGGCCACTGAAATACATAGGCTATACATTACAGATTACACATTTTACCCCAAAAAGCAGGAACAATTCCCATGGAGTGCTCTTTGAATGGTCTTTAAAAGGTTACTGTTTTGAAAAAACATAGACTAGCGACAGCTAAACAGTACCATGACTGTCAACATAGTTGTAGAGTTAAGGAGAAACTAGTTGGGCTACTTCTTAAATATCCTTTATGAATCGACGTAGCTTACCGTGTAAGATGAGAGTTTCACAGTATGAGACCTGGTTTTCACTGACATGGTGGAGTGGTATATTGTGTGAATGGTTCCTTATGAATGAAATGCTTTAGTCTATGTGTTCTAATGTAATGTGGTTAATTGGCTAAGCCTCCAAAAATTAGCCATACACATGGCAGTATGTGAATCTAAAcactttatttaaaaaa from Alosa sapidissima isolate fAloSap1 chromosome 9, fAloSap1.pri, whole genome shotgun sequence includes these protein-coding regions:
- the LOC121718639 gene encoding uncharacterized protein LOC121718639, with product MRTTLRAGMLAALAVLAMVVGNSEAVVLSKCKVKNHMQEVFNRTKLLMNNTEDLMAKIVCHVELTSGFNTSAKNQLTVPQDSKGSGSQGGRRRGRRSAGAGGSQFPISKLGSKSEKGPGDGSSSSEESAKQRGELWTLYGIFQLSDRVMCNSSSVPSLNICQMDCQAFLDDDIADDIACAVKIIPKMMSNPDEQTEAKALLKKMMALLFQPECSAVKYKEFFAACQ